From a single Halococcus hamelinensis 100A6 genomic region:
- a CDS encoding sugar kinase: MADLLALGVSVLELTPPEHRRLETAERFAAGVAGPESNTTIAASRLGADAAWVSKLPGNPLGRRVAGALRRHGVETAVSWAETGRQGLAFTERAGDPRGGMTLHDRNAPVASMQPADLPATATERASMVLTSGATATLSETLTETTRTVFEECAAGETTTVCSLSRPRVVESGSVCEALSPLLAATDVLLTTEAGAAAFVDRATPTETAHALAAGHGFETVVLVRADLGAVVWHDNRVDDHDVPATDAVDDRGAFDALCGGFLARRIAGESPDRALAAGVACGALARTVAGPVPTVDPAAVERCADSMDGSTVE; the protein is encoded by the coding sequence ATGGCCGACCTCCTCGCCCTCGGGGTGTCCGTGCTCGAACTCACCCCGCCGGAACACCGACGCCTCGAAACCGCCGAGCGGTTCGCGGCCGGCGTCGCGGGTCCCGAGTCGAACACGACCATCGCGGCGAGCCGGCTCGGTGCCGACGCCGCCTGGGTCTCGAAGCTCCCCGGGAACCCGCTCGGTCGACGCGTGGCCGGCGCGCTCCGTCGGCACGGCGTCGAGACGGCGGTCTCGTGGGCGGAAACGGGTCGACAGGGGCTCGCGTTCACGGAACGGGCGGGCGACCCGCGCGGCGGAATGACCCTCCACGACCGGAATGCACCCGTCGCCTCGATGCAACCGGCCGACCTCCCGGCGACGGCTACCGAGAGGGCGTCGATGGTCCTCACCAGCGGCGCGACCGCCACCCTCTCGGAGACGCTGACTGAGACCACCCGCACGGTCTTCGAGGAATGCGCGGCGGGGGAGACGACCACCGTCTGTTCGCTCTCGCGACCTCGCGTCGTCGAGTCGGGATCGGTGTGCGAGGCGCTTTCCCCGCTGCTGGCGGCGACCGACGTCCTCCTGACCACCGAGGCGGGCGCGGCGGCGTTCGTCGACCGCGCGACGCCGACGGAGACCGCCCACGCGCTCGCCGCCGGCCACGGCTTCGAGACCGTCGTGCTCGTCCGGGCGGATCTCGGTGCCGTGGTCTGGCACGACAACCGGGTCGACGACCACGACGTGCCGGCGACCGACGCCGTCGACGACCGCGGCGCGTTCGACGCGCTCTGCGGGGGCTTCTTGGCGCGTCGGATCGCGGGCGAGTCGCCGGACCGCGCACTCGCGGCGGGGGTGGCCTGTGGGGCGCTCGCACGAACCGTCGCGGGGCCCGTACCGACCGTCGACCCCGCGGCCGTCGAACGGTGCGCCGACTCGATGGACGGATCCACCGTGGAGTGA
- a CDS encoding dihydrolipoyl dehydrogenase family protein — protein sequence MHVVIIGAYGSAGVAVANALAEEDVDLTLVDDGEPGGGLCILRGCMPSKEVLSAAAHRFQVRHDHRLSGVPEVDLDAVVETKNEHTSNFASHRRSAVHDLAERENVEFVHDTARFVDDRTVEVADREIEADYVVVATGSSVNVPDLPGIDEVDYMTSADVLDSTEFPDSGVVMGFGYVGIEMIPYLSEACGMDITVIEHDERPLDEADPEFGDELLDLYREEFGIEVLTETHEQSIEATDDGVRLHVDHDGTDETVDADELFLFTGRRPALDGLGLENTALDLDPAAGAGTIEEETIQPGPDWVADTMQSRDDPGIFAVGDVNGKEPILHVAKEQGMIAAENILADAAGEGLTEYENVHHHVMFSGVGVYPFARVGHSLESAEEAGLDVVTATRRASDDGVFKTKDVPEGLARLVVDANDGTVLGYQGLHYHADAMAKTMQVIIENGMDVRDVPDRAYHPTTPEIIDGVVRETAAQLD from the coding sequence ATGCACGTCGTCATCATCGGAGCCTACGGCAGCGCGGGCGTCGCGGTCGCGAACGCCCTCGCCGAGGAGGACGTCGACCTCACCCTCGTCGACGACGGCGAGCCCGGCGGCGGGCTCTGCATCCTCCGCGGATGTATGCCCTCGAAGGAGGTCCTCTCGGCGGCGGCCCACCGCTTCCAGGTCCGCCACGACCACCGTCTCTCGGGGGTTCCCGAGGTCGACCTCGACGCGGTGGTCGAGACCAAAAACGAGCACACCTCGAACTTCGCGAGCCACCGCCGGAGCGCGGTCCACGACCTCGCCGAGCGCGAGAACGTCGAGTTCGTCCACGACACCGCGCGGTTCGTCGACGACCGTACTGTAGAAGTCGCCGACCGCGAGATCGAGGCCGACTACGTCGTGGTCGCCACGGGGTCGAGCGTCAACGTGCCCGACCTCCCCGGCATCGACGAGGTCGATTACATGACCAGCGCCGACGTACTGGATAGCACCGAGTTCCCCGATTCGGGCGTCGTGATGGGCTTTGGCTACGTGGGCATCGAGATGATCCCCTACCTCTCGGAAGCCTGCGGGATGGACATCACGGTGATCGAACACGACGAGCGCCCGCTCGACGAGGCCGACCCCGAGTTCGGCGACGAACTCCTCGACCTCTATCGCGAGGAGTTCGGCATCGAGGTCCTCACCGAGACCCACGAGCAGTCGATCGAGGCCACCGACGACGGGGTTCGCCTCCACGTCGACCACGACGGGACGGACGAGACCGTCGACGCCGACGAGCTCTTCCTCTTCACCGGGCGGCGGCCCGCACTCGACGGTCTCGGGCTCGAAAACACGGCACTCGATCTGGATCCGGCGGCAGGCGCTGGAACCATCGAGGAGGAGACGATACAGCCGGGACCCGACTGGGTCGCCGACACGATGCAGAGCCGGGACGACCCGGGGATCTTCGCCGTCGGCGACGTCAACGGGAAGGAACCCATCCTCCACGTCGCGAAGGAACAAGGTATGATCGCCGCCGAGAACATCCTCGCCGACGCCGCGGGCGAGGGACTCACCGAGTACGAGAACGTCCACCACCACGTGATGTTCTCCGGGGTGGGCGTCTACCCGTTCGCGCGGGTCGGCCACTCGCTCGAATCCGCCGAGGAAGCGGGGCTCGACGTCGTGACCGCGACGCGGCGGGCCTCGGACGACGGCGTGTTCAAGACCAAGGACGTGCCCGAGGGACTGGCGCGGCTCGTGGTCGATGCGAACGACGGCACGGTGCTGGGCTATCAGGGCCTCCACTACCACGCCGACGCGATGGCGAAGACGATGCAGGTGATAATCGAGAACGGGATGGACGTCCGGGACGTTCCGGACAGAGCCTACCACCCGACGACGCCCGAGATCATCGACGGCGTGGTCCGCGAGACGGCCGCCCAGCTCGACTGA